A portion of the Girardinichthys multiradiatus isolate DD_20200921_A chromosome 23, DD_fGirMul_XY1, whole genome shotgun sequence genome contains these proteins:
- the nsdhl gene encoding sterol-4-alpha-carboxylate 3-dehydrogenase, decarboxylating, whose translation MATRVRPSSKRCAVIGGSGFLGKHLVEKLLDRGYSVSVFDIRQSYEVPGVTFHQGDLCDKQALLSALKDVSLVFHCASPAPASDDRLLFERVNIQGTQTVIQACIDAGVQKLVLTSSASVVFEGTDIKNGKEDLPYAKKPIDYYTQTKIEQEKLVLAACDKMKGFLTVAIRPHGIFGPRDPQLVPTLVDAACRGKMKFIIGDGTNLVDFTYVENVVHGHILAAEHLRADSPICGKPYHITNDEPIRFWDFMSEILVGLGYAAPRFHLPYRLVYGLALLLWLLTLILRPFMSFKPTFTPMRVALAGTYHYYNCERAKEHLGYKPVVSLKQGIARTVESYPHLRYGA comes from the exons ATGGCTACACGTGTTCGGCCG AGCAGTAAGCGGTGTGCAGTGATCGGGGGGTCTGGTTTTCTGGGCAAACATCTGGTGGAGAAGCTCCTGGACAGGGGCTATTCTGTCTCAGTGTTCGACATCCGGCAGAGCTACGAGGTTCCTGGTGTCACCTTTCACCAGGGAGACCTCTGCGATAAACAG GCTCTGCTTTCTGCTCTGAAGGACGTGTCTCTGGTTTTCCACTGCGCCTCCCCAGCTCCTGCAAGTGACGATCGGCTGCTGTTTGAGAGGGTCAACATTCAAGGCACACAGACGGTTATTCAGGCCTGCATTGATGCTGGAGTACAG AAACTGGTCCTGACGAGCAGTGCCAGCGTGGTGTTCGAAGGCACAGACATTAAGAACGGAAAGGAGGATCTACCGTACGCCAAGAAGCCCATCGACTACTACACTCAGACCAAGATTGAGCAGGAGAAG tTGGTCCTGGCGGCCTGCGACAAGATGAAGGGTTTCCTCACCGTTGCTATTCGGCCTCACGGCATCTTTGGCCCTCGGGATCCACAGCTGGTTCCCACCCTGGTGGACGCAGCTTGCCGGGGGAAGATGAAGTTCATCATTGG TGATGGAACCAATCTTGTAGATTTCACCTATGTGGAGAATGTTGTTCATGGTCACATACTTGCTGCTGAGCACCTGAGAGCAGATTCCCCTATCTGTGGAAAA CCGTATCACATCACCAATGATGAGCCAATCCGCTTCTGGGACTTCATGTCGGAGATTCTGGTGGGCTTAGGATACGCCGCCCCGCGCTTCCACCTCCCATACAGACTCGTGTACGGACTGGCCCTGCTCCTCTGGCTGCTGACTTTGATCCTACGTCCCTTTATGTCTTTCAAACCCACCTTTACACCAATGAGAGTGGCTTTGGCGGGGACCTATCACTACTACAACTGTGAGCGTGCCAAAGAGCATCTGGGCTACAAGCCGGTGGTTAGTTTGAAGCAGGGCATTGCACGCACAGTGGAGAGCTATCCTCATCTTAGATATGGAGCTTGA
- the cetn2 gene encoding caltractin has translation MATSAKRPSLQGPVPPPRKKTAPKPELAEEQKQEIREAFELFDTDGSGHIDVKELKVAMRALGFEPKKEEIKKMIAEVDKDGTGKIFFADFLAIMTQKMAEKDSKEEILKAFRLFDDDETGKISFKNLKRVAKELGENLTDEELQEMIDEADRDGDGEVNEQEFLRIMKKTCLY, from the exons ATG GCAACCAGTGCCAAGAGGCCATCCCTGCAGGGTCCAGTGCCCCCTCCTCGCAAGAAGACAGCTCCCAAGCCAGAGCTGGCTGAGGAGCAAAAGCAGGAGATAAGGGAGGCCTTCGAGCTCTTTGACACCGATGGCTCCGGACACATTGATGTGAAGGAGCTCAAG GTTGCAATGAGAGCGCTGGGGTTCGAACCAAAGAAGGAGGAGATCAAGAAGATGATTGCAGAAGTGGATAAGGATGGGACAGGGAAGATCTTTTTTGCTGACTTTCTGGCAATCATGACTCAGAAAATG GCAGAAAAAGACTCCAAAGAGGAGATCCTTAAAGCTTTCCGGCTATTTGATGATGACGAAACCGGCAAGATCTCTTTCAAGAACCTGAAGAGAGTGGCCAAAGAGCTCGGAGAAAACCTGACGGATGAGGAGCTGCAG GAAATGATAGATGAAGCGGACAGGGATGGGGATGGAGAAGTGAACGAGCAGGAGTTCCTGCGCATTATGAAGAAAACCTGCCTGTACTGA